Proteins encoded in a region of the Zea mays cultivar B73 chromosome 2, Zm-B73-REFERENCE-NAM-5.0, whole genome shotgun sequence genome:
- the LOC100283604 gene encoding serine/threonine-protein kinase 16 isoform X3, translated as MGCSFSGLNALYDTVGGRGGDVWVNDYHFRVLRRLGDAGPAGSSVFLVKEVVAAATASDGTAGSEPGASGIAGKKGIDPSHISADGTYALKKVLVQSDQHLELVQQEIRVSSQFSHPNLLPLLEHAIVAVKDGSQNYEAYLLFPVHLEGTLHDITKTMLEKKEFFPTITVLQIFRQRKQSHLAILMDFESAGPARKTIRSQAEALQLQEWASEHCSSHYRAPELWECPSHADIDERTDIWSLGCTLYAMMYGKSPFDYELDESSGESLHSVIKNVQIKWPEEAGSTYPDSLRQFITWMLQPHPAVRPHIDDIIIHVDKLVMKYSN; from the exons ATGGGGTGCTCCTTCTCAGGGCTGAACGCACTGTACGACACCGTCGGCGGTCGGGGTGGTGACGTCTGGGTTAACGACTACCACTTCCGCGTGCTCCGCAGGCTCGGCGATGCCGGCCCTGCGGGCTCGTCGGTCTTCCTCGTCAAGGAGGTCGTCGCCGCCGCAACCGCCTCCGACGGCACGGCTGGGTCAGAGCCCGGCGCCTCAGGGATCGCCGGGAAGAAAGGCATCGACCCATCACACATCTCAG CTGACGGGACATATGCTCTCAAGAAAGTTCTTGTTCAGAGTGATCAGCACTTAGAGCTTGTTCAGCAAGAGATCCGAGTGTCCTCTCAATTCAGCCATCCAAATTTACTTCCTCTTCTTGAACATGCCATCGTTGCTGTCAAG GATGGATCCCAGAACTATGAGGCCTACTTATTATTCCCAGTTCATTTAGAAGGAACATTACATGATATAACTAAAACCATGCTTGAAAAGAAGGAATTCTTCCCAACAATTACTGTTCTCCAGATATTTCGCCAG AGGAAGCAGTCTCATCTAGCAATTTTGATGGATTTTGAGAGTGCTGGTCCAGCAAGAAAGACTATTAGATCACAAGCTGAAGCTTTGCAGTTACAG GAATGGGCTTCAGAGCACTGTTCTTCTCATTACCGTGCCCCCGAACTATGGGAGTGTCCAAGTCATGCTGACATTGATGAGAGGACAGATATATGGTCTTTGGGATGCACTTTGTATGCTATGAT GTATGGAAAGTCTCCATTTGATTATGAGCTTGATGAGTCTTCTGGTGAAAGCTTGCACAGTGTTATTAAAAATGTACAGATTAAATGGCCTGAAGAAGCGGGATCTACATACCCTGATTCCCTCCGCCAGTTTATAACTTGGATGCTGCAGCCACATCCCGCAGTTCGTCCTCATATTGATGATATCATAATTCATGTTGATAAACTTGTCATGAAGTACTCTAATTAA
- the LOC100283604 gene encoding serine/threonine-protein kinase 16 isoform X1 yields the protein MGCSFSGLNALYDTVGGRGGDVWVNDYHFRVLRRLGDAGPAGSSVFLVKEVVAAATASDGTAGSEPGASGIAGKKGIDPSHISADGTYALKKVLVQSDQHLELVQQEIRVSSQFSHPNLLPLLEHAIVAVKDGSQNYEAYLLFPVHLEGTLHDITKTMLEKKEFFPTITVLQIFRQLCSGLKHMHSFDPPYAHNGVKPDNVLITQRKQSHLAILMDFESAGPARKTIRSQAEALQLQEWASEHCSSHYRAPELWECPSHADIDERTDIWSLGCTLYAMMYGKSPFDYELDESSGESLHSVIKNVQIKWPEEAGSTYPDSLRQFITWMLQPHPAVRPHIDDIIIHVDKLVMKYSN from the exons ATGGGGTGCTCCTTCTCAGGGCTGAACGCACTGTACGACACCGTCGGCGGTCGGGGTGGTGACGTCTGGGTTAACGACTACCACTTCCGCGTGCTCCGCAGGCTCGGCGATGCCGGCCCTGCGGGCTCGTCGGTCTTCCTCGTCAAGGAGGTCGTCGCCGCCGCAACCGCCTCCGACGGCACGGCTGGGTCAGAGCCCGGCGCCTCAGGGATCGCCGGGAAGAAAGGCATCGACCCATCACACATCTCAG CTGACGGGACATATGCTCTCAAGAAAGTTCTTGTTCAGAGTGATCAGCACTTAGAGCTTGTTCAGCAAGAGATCCGAGTGTCCTCTCAATTCAGCCATCCAAATTTACTTCCTCTTCTTGAACATGCCATCGTTGCTGTCAAG GATGGATCCCAGAACTATGAGGCCTACTTATTATTCCCAGTTCATTTAGAAGGAACATTACATGATATAACTAAAACCATGCTTGAAAAGAAGGAATTCTTCCCAACAATTACTGTTCTCCAGATATTTCGCCAG CTTTGTTCTGGATTAAAGCACATGCACAGTTTTGATCCACCATATGCGCACAATGGGGTTAAACCAGATAATGTCCTCATAACACAGAGGAAGCAGTCTCATCTAGCAATTTTGATGGATTTTGAGAGTGCTGGTCCAGCAAGAAAGACTATTAGATCACAAGCTGAAGCTTTGCAGTTACAG GAATGGGCTTCAGAGCACTGTTCTTCTCATTACCGTGCCCCCGAACTATGGGAGTGTCCAAGTCATGCTGACATTGATGAGAGGACAGATATATGGTCTTTGGGATGCACTTTGTATGCTATGAT GTATGGAAAGTCTCCATTTGATTATGAGCTTGATGAGTCTTCTGGTGAAAGCTTGCACAGTGTTATTAAAAATGTACAGATTAAATGGCCTGAAGAAGCGGGATCTACATACCCTGATTCCCTCCGCCAGTTTATAACTTGGATGCTGCAGCCACATCCCGCAGTTCGTCCTCATATTGATGATATCATAATTCATGTTGATAAACTTGTCATGAAGTACTCTAATTAA
- the LOC100283604 gene encoding serine/threonine-protein kinase 16, which produces MGCSFSGLNALYDTVGGRGGDVWVNDYHFRVLRRLGDAGPAGSSVFLVKEVVAAATASDGTAGSEPGASGIAGKKGIDPSHISADGTYALKKVLVQSDQHLELVQQEIRVSSQFSHPNLLPLLEHAIVAVKGVQDGSQNYEAYLLFPVHLEGTLHDITKTMLEKKEFFPTITVLQIFRQLCSGLKHMHSFDPPYAHNGVKPDNVLITQRKQSHLAILMDFESAGPARKTIRSQAEALQLQEWASEHCSSHYRAPELWECPSHADIDERTDIWSLGCTLYAMMYGKSPFDYELDESSGESLHSVIKNVQIKWPEEAGSTYPDSLRQFITWMLQPHPAVRPHIDDIIIHVDKLVMKYSN; this is translated from the exons ATGGGGTGCTCCTTCTCAGGGCTGAACGCACTGTACGACACCGTCGGCGGTCGGGGTGGTGACGTCTGGGTTAACGACTACCACTTCCGCGTGCTCCGCAGGCTCGGCGATGCCGGCCCTGCGGGCTCGTCGGTCTTCCTCGTCAAGGAGGTCGTCGCCGCCGCAACCGCCTCCGACGGCACGGCTGGGTCAGAGCCCGGCGCCTCAGGGATCGCCGGGAAGAAAGGCATCGACCCATCACACATCTCAG CTGACGGGACATATGCTCTCAAGAAAGTTCTTGTTCAGAGTGATCAGCACTTAGAGCTTGTTCAGCAAGAGATCCGAGTGTCCTCTCAATTCAGCCATCCAAATTTACTTCCTCTTCTTGAACATGCCATCGTTGCTGTCAAG GGTGTTCAGGATGGATCCCAGAACTATGAGGCCTACTTATTATTCCCAGTTCATTTAGAAGGAACATTACATGATATAACTAAAACCATGCTTGAAAAGAAGGAATTCTTCCCAACAATTACTGTTCTCCAGATATTTCGCCAG CTTTGTTCTGGATTAAAGCACATGCACAGTTTTGATCCACCATATGCGCACAATGGGGTTAAACCAGATAATGTCCTCATAACACAGAGGAAGCAGTCTCATCTAGCAATTTTGATGGATTTTGAGAGTGCTGGTCCAGCAAGAAAGACTATTAGATCACAAGCTGAAGCTTTGCAGTTACAG GAATGGGCTTCAGAGCACTGTTCTTCTCATTACCGTGCCCCCGAACTATGGGAGTGTCCAAGTCATGCTGACATTGATGAGAGGACAGATATATGGTCTTTGGGATGCACTTTGTATGCTATGAT GTATGGAAAGTCTCCATTTGATTATGAGCTTGATGAGTCTTCTGGTGAAAGCTTGCACAGTGTTATTAAAAATGTACAGATTAAATGGCCTGAAGAAGCGGGATCTACATACCCTGATTCCCTCCGCCAGTTTATAACTTGGATGCTGCAGCCACATCCCGCAGTTCGTCCTCATATTGATGATATCATAATTCATGTTGATAAACTTGTCATGAAGTACTCTAATTAA
- the LOC100283604 gene encoding serine/threonine-protein kinase 16 isoform X2: MGCSFSGLNALYDTVGGRGGDVWVNDYHFRVLRRLGDAGPAGSSVFLVKEVVAAATASDGTAGSEPGASGIAGKKGIDPSHISADGTYALKKVLVQSDQHLELVQQEIRVSSQFSHPNLLPLLEHAIVAVKGVQDGSQNYEAYLLFPVHLEGTLHDITKTMLEKKEFFPTITVLQIFRQRKQSHLAILMDFESAGPARKTIRSQAEALQLQEWASEHCSSHYRAPELWECPSHADIDERTDIWSLGCTLYAMMYGKSPFDYELDESSGESLHSVIKNVQIKWPEEAGSTYPDSLRQFITWMLQPHPAVRPHIDDIIIHVDKLVMKYSN, encoded by the exons ATGGGGTGCTCCTTCTCAGGGCTGAACGCACTGTACGACACCGTCGGCGGTCGGGGTGGTGACGTCTGGGTTAACGACTACCACTTCCGCGTGCTCCGCAGGCTCGGCGATGCCGGCCCTGCGGGCTCGTCGGTCTTCCTCGTCAAGGAGGTCGTCGCCGCCGCAACCGCCTCCGACGGCACGGCTGGGTCAGAGCCCGGCGCCTCAGGGATCGCCGGGAAGAAAGGCATCGACCCATCACACATCTCAG CTGACGGGACATATGCTCTCAAGAAAGTTCTTGTTCAGAGTGATCAGCACTTAGAGCTTGTTCAGCAAGAGATCCGAGTGTCCTCTCAATTCAGCCATCCAAATTTACTTCCTCTTCTTGAACATGCCATCGTTGCTGTCAAG GGTGTTCAGGATGGATCCCAGAACTATGAGGCCTACTTATTATTCCCAGTTCATTTAGAAGGAACATTACATGATATAACTAAAACCATGCTTGAAAAGAAGGAATTCTTCCCAACAATTACTGTTCTCCAGATATTTCGCCAG AGGAAGCAGTCTCATCTAGCAATTTTGATGGATTTTGAGAGTGCTGGTCCAGCAAGAAAGACTATTAGATCACAAGCTGAAGCTTTGCAGTTACAG GAATGGGCTTCAGAGCACTGTTCTTCTCATTACCGTGCCCCCGAACTATGGGAGTGTCCAAGTCATGCTGACATTGATGAGAGGACAGATATATGGTCTTTGGGATGCACTTTGTATGCTATGAT GTATGGAAAGTCTCCATTTGATTATGAGCTTGATGAGTCTTCTGGTGAAAGCTTGCACAGTGTTATTAAAAATGTACAGATTAAATGGCCTGAAGAAGCGGGATCTACATACCCTGATTCCCTCCGCCAGTTTATAACTTGGATGCTGCAGCCACATCCCGCAGTTCGTCCTCATATTGATGATATCATAATTCATGTTGATAAACTTGTCATGAAGTACTCTAATTAA